One window of the Vannielia litorea genome contains the following:
- a CDS encoding M35 family metallo-endopeptidase, which produces MRVGWSGVSALVLSLWAGGAVADDYDEYRVACTAAEETAAQAAVARARDLVGAALDALPPVNSEGGARFQRWFGGADGEYDAVVRDVYAGILVSLSFSSIWCPNTSLPAPDIDPGTWAFVPGDAVDEMFLMAPFFGLGTSGADSRAGVIIHEASHLSVVADVVDSDVTGDNEADYGIENAEQLARVDADRARSTADNYQYFAEDLASGI; this is translated from the coding sequence ATGAGGGTGGGTTGGAGCGGCGTAAGTGCGTTGGTGCTTTCCCTTTGGGCCGGCGGCGCGGTTGCGGATGATTACGACGAATATCGCGTCGCCTGCACGGCGGCAGAGGAAACCGCGGCCCAGGCTGCTGTCGCGCGTGCACGTGACCTCGTGGGTGCGGCGCTCGATGCCCTGCCCCCGGTCAATTCAGAAGGCGGAGCGCGCTTCCAGCGGTGGTTCGGTGGGGCTGATGGCGAGTATGACGCCGTGGTGCGTGACGTATATGCCGGGATTCTGGTCTCGCTTTCGTTTTCCAGCATCTGGTGCCCGAACACGAGCCTGCCGGCCCCCGATATCGATCCCGGCACATGGGCCTTCGTGCCAGGCGATGCCGTCGACGAGATGTTCCTGATGGCGCCATTCTTCGGTCTTGGAACAAGCGGGGCTGATAGCCGGGCCGGTGTCATCATCCACGAGGCGTCCCACTTGTCGGTGGTCGCCGATGTCGTCGACTCCGACGTCACCGGAGACAATGAAGCCGATTACGGGATCGAGAATGCCGAGCAACTGGCCCGCGTCGATGCCGACCGCGCGCGAAGCACGGCGGACAACTACCAGTACTTCGCCGAAGACCTAGCGTCTGGCATCTGA
- a CDS encoding IS3 family transposase (programmed frameshift), translated as MAGKREKPEEIVSKLRQVEVLQGQGMTVAEAVRQIGVTQQTFYRWRKLYGGMGRSQLARLKELEKENQRLRRAVSDLTLDKLILTEAAKGKFLSPSRRRSCIEHVRQELGVSERRACRTLGQHRSTQRRVPQGRADEERLTDDIIELADQYGRYGYRIVTGMLNNAGWHVNHKRVERIWRREGLKVPQKQKKKGRLWLNDGSCVRLRPERPNHVWSYDFVQDRTHDGRVYRTLNIIDEYTREALMIRVDRRLNSTDVLDALTDLFILRGPPQYIRSDNGPEFIAQKVRDWIAAVGAKTAYIEPGSPWENGYCESFNARFRDELLNGELFYSLREAQIIIEKWRVHYNTVRPHSALGYRPPVPGSIVPIDLRPTMH; from the exons ATGGCTGGGAAACGAGAGAAACCCGAAGAGATCGTATCGAAGCTTCGGCAAGTTGAGGTTTTGCAGGGTCAAGGAATGACGGTCGCGGAGGCCGTGCGCCAGATCGGCGTGACGCAGCAGACGTTCTACCGATGGCGCAAGCTCTATGGTGGGATGGGCAGGTCTCAGCTCGCACGGCTGAAGGAACTGGAGAAAGAGAACCAGCGGCTGCGGCGGGCTGTGTCTGATCTCACCCTGGACAAGCTGATCCTGACCGAGGCAGCAA AAGGGAAATTTCTGAGCCCTTCGCGCCGCCGTAGTTGCATCGAACATGTGCGGCAGGAACTGGGCGTGTCCGAGCGCCGCGCCTGCCGCACGTTGGGCCAGCATCGATCCACGCAGCGCAGGGTGCCCCAGGGTCGAGCCGATGAAGAGCGTCTGACCGACGACATCATCGAGTTGGCTGACCAATACGGGCGCTATGGCTACCGCATAGTCACCGGCATGCTGAACAATGCAGGCTGGCATGTGAACCATAAGCGGGTCGAACGCATCTGGCGGCGTGAAGGGCTGAAGGTCCCGCAGAAACAGAAGAAAAAGGGACGGCTCTGGCTGAACGACGGGTCATGCGTTCGTCTCAGGCCAGAGCGGCCGAACCACGTATGGTCCTATGACTTCGTGCAAGACCGGACCCACGATGGCCGGGTCTATCGGACGCTCAACATCATCGACGAATACACCAGGGAGGCGCTGATGATCCGCGTCGATCGCAGGCTCAACTCAACCGACGTGCTGGATGCGCTGACCGATCTGTTCATCCTGCGTGGGCCGCCGCAATACATCAGATCGGACAATGGCCCGGAGTTCATTGCGCAGAAGGTGCGAGACTGGATCGCCGCCGTCGGCGCAAAGACAGCGTATATCGAACCAGGCTCGCCCTGGGAGAACGGATACTGTGAAAGCTTCAACGCTCGCTTCCGCGATGAATTGTTGAACGGTGAGCTGTTCTACAGCCTGCGCGAGGCCCAAATCATCATCGAGAAGTGGCGGGTTCACTACAACACGGTCAGGCCGCACAGCGCCTTGGGATATCGCCCGCCTGTTCCAGGAAGTATCGTGCCCATAGACCTGAGGCCGACGATGCACTAA
- a CDS encoding bifunctional aconitate hydratase 2/2-methylisocitrate dehydratase yields the protein MSLYVSYLEEIAARKEQGLSPKPIDDGALTGEIIAQIRDAGNAHREDSLNHFIYNTLPGTTSAAGVKAELLKEIILGNSVVPEITSDFAFELLSHMKGGPSVRVLLDLALGDDAAIARQAADVLKTQVFLYEADTDRLEAAHKAGNAVATEILQSYAKAEFFTTLPEVEEEIKVVTFIAAEGDISTDLLSPGNQAHSRADRELHGKCMCDEAAQKHIESLKLQHPDKQVMLIAEKGTMGVGSSRMSGVNNVALWTGKQASPYVPFVNYAPVVAGTNGISPIFLTTVGVTGGIGVDLKNWVKKIGDDGKPILGNDGNPILEQKYSVETGKVLTINTKEKKLYDDNGVELVDMSSSFTPQKLEFMKAGSSYAIVFGKKLQTTAAEILGVEPTPVFAPSKEVSHEGQGLTAVEKIFNANALGATPGKVLHAGSDVRVKVNIVGSQDTTGPMTAQELEAMAATVLSPAVDGAYQSGCHTASVWDAKAQANTPKLMAFMNKFGLVTGRDPKGEYHAMTDVIHKVLNDITVDDWAIIIGGDSHTRMSKGVAFGADSGTVALALATGEASMPIPESVKVTFKGEMADHMDFRDVVHATQAQMLKQHGDNVFQGRIIEVHIGTLLADQAFTFTDWTAEMKAKASICISNDDTLIASLELAKHRIQIMINKGMEHDNGMLAKLIDIAEARIAQIRSGEKPALKPDANAKYYAEVVVDLDAIDEPMIADPDVNNADVSKRYTHDTIRPISYYMAEKKVDLGFVGSCMVHKGDIKIVAQMLRNLEETAGRVEFKAPLVVAAPTYNIVDELKEEGDWEILQRYSGFEFDDLNLKTKARTEYENILYLERPGCNLCMGNQEKAAKGDTVLATSTRLFQGRVVADSDTKKGESLLASTPVVVLSAILGRTPTLSEYKEAVKGIDLTKFAPPKQTPLDSLSVHF from the coding sequence ATGAGCCTCTACGTCAGTTATCTTGAAGAAATCGCCGCCCGGAAAGAGCAGGGCCTGAGCCCCAAGCCCATCGATGACGGCGCGCTGACTGGCGAGATCATCGCCCAGATCAGGGATGCGGGCAACGCGCACCGCGAGGACTCGCTCAATCATTTCATTTACAACACCCTGCCCGGCACGACCTCTGCCGCTGGGGTCAAGGCTGAGCTTCTGAAAGAGATCATCCTCGGCAACTCCGTGGTGCCCGAGATCACCTCCGACTTCGCCTTCGAGCTGCTGTCCCACATGAAAGGTGGCCCCTCCGTGCGGGTACTGCTGGACCTGGCGCTCGGTGACGATGCGGCGATTGCCCGGCAGGCCGCTGATGTGCTGAAGACCCAAGTGTTCCTATACGAAGCAGATACGGACCGGCTCGAAGCCGCCCATAAGGCTGGCAACGCAGTGGCTACGGAAATCCTGCAAAGCTACGCCAAGGCAGAATTCTTCACCACGCTCCCAGAGGTCGAAGAAGAGATCAAGGTTGTGACCTTCATCGCCGCCGAGGGCGATATCTCGACCGACCTGCTCTCCCCGGGCAATCAGGCGCATTCCCGCGCCGACCGCGAGCTGCACGGCAAATGCATGTGCGACGAGGCTGCTCAAAAGCACATCGAGTCGCTCAAGCTTCAGCACCCGGACAAGCAGGTGATGCTCATTGCCGAAAAAGGCACCATGGGTGTTGGCTCCTCGCGGATGTCGGGCGTCAACAACGTGGCGCTCTGGACCGGCAAGCAGGCCTCCCCCTATGTGCCCTTCGTCAATTACGCGCCTGTCGTGGCCGGGACGAACGGGATCTCGCCGATCTTCCTCACCACAGTTGGCGTGACGGGCGGCATCGGGGTCGACCTCAAGAACTGGGTCAAAAAGATTGGCGACGATGGCAAGCCGATCCTCGGTAACGATGGCAACCCGATCCTCGAACAGAAATACTCGGTCGAGACCGGCAAAGTGCTGACGATCAACACCAAAGAAAAGAAGCTCTACGACGATAACGGCGTAGAGCTGGTCGACATGTCGTCGTCCTTCACGCCTCAGAAGCTCGAGTTCATGAAGGCAGGCAGCTCTTATGCCATCGTCTTCGGCAAGAAGCTTCAAACCACGGCGGCCGAGATCCTCGGCGTTGAGCCGACACCGGTGTTTGCGCCCTCCAAGGAGGTCAGCCACGAGGGGCAGGGCCTGACGGCGGTTGAGAAAATCTTCAATGCCAATGCCCTTGGCGCGACCCCGGGCAAAGTACTGCACGCTGGCTCGGATGTCCGGGTCAAGGTCAACATTGTCGGCAGCCAGGATACGACTGGTCCGATGACGGCTCAGGAGCTGGAGGCCATGGCCGCGACCGTGCTGTCGCCCGCCGTGGACGGCGCCTATCAGTCCGGCTGCCACACCGCCTCCGTATGGGACGCCAAAGCTCAAGCCAATACGCCCAAGCTCATGGCATTCATGAATAAATTCGGCCTCGTCACCGGGCGCGACCCAAAGGGTGAATATCACGCGATGACCGACGTGATCCACAAGGTGCTGAACGACATCACCGTGGACGACTGGGCTATCATCATCGGCGGCGACAGCCATACCAGGATGTCGAAAGGCGTGGCCTTCGGGGCCGACTCGGGCACCGTGGCGCTGGCACTCGCGACCGGCGAGGCCTCTATGCCGATCCCGGAATCGGTGAAGGTGACCTTCAAGGGCGAGATGGCGGACCACATGGATTTCCGCGATGTCGTCCACGCCACCCAGGCGCAAATGCTCAAACAGCACGGCGACAACGTGTTCCAGGGCCGGATCATCGAAGTGCACATTGGCACGCTGCTGGCAGACCAAGCCTTCACGTTTACCGACTGGACGGCCGAGATGAAGGCCAAGGCCTCGATCTGCATCTCCAATGATGACACGCTCATCGCGTCGCTGGAGTTGGCCAAACACCGCATCCAGATCATGATCAACAAGGGCATGGAGCATGACAACGGCATGCTCGCCAAGCTCATCGATATCGCAGAGGCGCGCATCGCGCAGATCCGCTCCGGCGAGAAGCCGGCGCTGAAGCCGGATGCCAACGCCAAGTATTATGCCGAAGTGGTCGTGGATCTCGACGCCATCGACGAGCCGATGATTGCAGACCCGGACGTGAACAACGCCGATGTCTCCAAGCGCTATACGCACGACACCATTCGCCCGATCTCCTACTACATGGCGGAGAAAAAGGTCGATCTTGGCTTCGTGGGCTCCTGCATGGTCCACAAGGGTGACATCAAAATTGTCGCTCAGATGCTCCGCAACCTTGAAGAAACTGCGGGCAGGGTCGAGTTCAAGGCACCACTCGTGGTCGCCGCACCGACCTACAACATCGTCGACGAGCTCAAGGAAGAAGGCGACTGGGAGATTCTTCAGCGTTACTCCGGCTTCGAGTTCGATGACCTCAACCTGAAGACCAAGGCGCGCACCGAGTATGAGAACATTCTCTACCTCGAGCGCCCGGGCTGTAACCTTTGCATGGGCAACCAGGAGAAGGCCGCAAAGGGTGACACCGTTTTGGCCACTTCGACCCGCCTGTTCCAAGGCCGTGTGGTTGCCGACAGTGATACCAAGAAGGGTGAGTCTCTTCTCGCGTCCACTCCGGTTGTTGTGCTTTCGGCCATTCTCGGTCGGACGCCGACCCTGTCTGAGTACAAGGAGGCGGTGAAGGGGATTGATCTGACCAAGTTTGCGCCTCCCAAGCAAACGCCTCTCGACTCACTGTCCGTTCACTTCTGA
- a CDS encoding CBS domain-containing protein: MPESYRPHLRKDDEEKRTSSQSVESNTSVSNARVQDVLDSKDATVHAIRPQQTLHDAVDQLRDHRIGALVVTDANGELVGILSERDIVRKLADTPGHTLPKKVEEVMTRDVETCTADEPLVTVLTRMTKGRFRHMPVVEGTSLIGLITIGDAVNFRLNQLELEALQIKQLIVG; encoded by the coding sequence ATGCCCGAGTCATACCGCCCTCATTTGCGCAAGGACGACGAGGAGAAACGCACGTCGAGCCAGTCAGTCGAGAGTAACACCAGCGTCTCGAATGCGCGGGTGCAGGATGTGCTCGACAGCAAGGATGCGACCGTTCACGCCATTCGTCCGCAACAGACCTTGCATGATGCGGTCGACCAGCTGCGCGATCACCGGATCGGTGCGCTCGTGGTGACCGATGCGAATGGCGAGCTCGTGGGCATCCTTTCGGAGCGCGACATCGTGCGGAAACTGGCGGACACGCCCGGCCACACCCTGCCCAAGAAGGTCGAAGAGGTCATGACTCGCGACGTTGAGACCTGCACCGCCGACGAGCCTCTGGTGACGGTTCTGACCCGGATGACGAAGGGCCGCTTCCGGCATATGCCGGTCGTCGAAGGGACATCGCTGATTGGGCTCATCACCATTGGCGACGCCGTGAACTTCCGGCTGAATCAGCTCGAGCTGGAAGCGCTTCAGATCAAGCAGCTGATCGTCGGATAA
- the nqrM gene encoding (Na+)-NQR maturation NqrM produces METALLTFVILGLVMLGMAVGVIFSGRRIKGSCGGLNAIGDADQCLVCHKEIDPDSPLKERLGHCPRARKMLERAGAAG; encoded by the coding sequence ATGGAAACCGCACTGCTGACCTTTGTTATCCTCGGCCTCGTGATGCTGGGCATGGCCGTCGGCGTGATTTTCTCTGGGCGGCGGATCAAAGGAAGCTGCGGCGGTTTGAACGCCATCGGCGATGCAGATCAATGCCTTGTGTGCCACAAGGAAATCGACCCGGACAGCCCGCTGAAAGAGCGGCTTGGGCACTGCCCCCGCGCGCGGAAAATGCTCGAACGGGCTGGCGCCGCAGGCTGA
- a CDS encoding FAD:protein FMN transferase: MINRRSFLILSAAALAACKTGAEVLKLSGSTMGTTYNVVAIPGSARVDEKALDAAIKTALAEVNVQMSNWDAGSEVSRINAAAANEPMALSPALAGVLRAADDVHHASAGRFDVTVGPLIELWGFGSTGTASHVPADADVAEALARTGQERMLTLTGDTLTKSVSGAEIYLPAIGKGHGVDRVAEAVRGFGLTDFMVEIGGDLYASGRNASGLPWQIGIESPVAGDRALHAVANATDLGMATSGDYRNFFEDGGNRYSHIIDPATGRPILHKTVSATVLTESAMMADAWSTAMLVLGRERGMEIAEERGLAVVFIDREPGEGFTTATSSHYASLQA; encoded by the coding sequence ATGATCAACCGCAGGTCTTTCCTGATTCTCTCCGCAGCCGCTCTGGCAGCGTGCAAGACAGGGGCCGAGGTGCTCAAGCTGAGCGGCTCTACCATGGGCACGACCTATAATGTCGTCGCCATTCCCGGCAGTGCCCGTGTCGACGAGAAGGCGCTGGATGCCGCGATCAAGACCGCGCTGGCCGAGGTCAACGTGCAGATGTCCAACTGGGACGCTGGCTCCGAAGTTTCGCGGATCAATGCTGCGGCGGCGAACGAGCCGATGGCTCTCTCCCCTGCCCTCGCCGGCGTGCTCCGCGCCGCCGATGATGTGCACCATGCAAGCGCTGGCCGGTTCGATGTGACCGTGGGTCCGCTGATTGAGCTTTGGGGCTTTGGCTCCACCGGCACTGCGTCTCACGTGCCTGCCGATGCCGACGTTGCTGAAGCGCTGGCACGCACCGGGCAAGAGCGGATGCTGACCCTCACCGGCGACACCCTGACCAAATCCGTAAGCGGCGCTGAGATCTACCTGCCGGCCATCGGCAAGGGCCATGGCGTCGACCGTGTGGCCGAGGCGGTTCGTGGCTTCGGGCTCACCGACTTCATGGTCGAGATCGGTGGCGACCTGTATGCCTCCGGCCGCAATGCGAGCGGCTTGCCTTGGCAGATCGGGATCGAGTCCCCCGTTGCGGGCGACCGTGCGCTGCACGCTGTGGCCAATGCAACTGATCTAGGGATGGCCACCTCCGGCGACTATCGCAACTTCTTTGAAGATGGCGGCAACCGCTACTCTCACATCATCGACCCGGCCACCGGCCGCCCGATCCTGCACAAAACCGTGTCGGCAACCGTGCTGACCGAGAGCGCCATGATGGCCGATGCATGGTCCACTGCGATGCTCGTGCTGGGGCGCGAACGCGGCATGGAAATTGCCGAAGAGCGCGGACTTGCCGTTGTGTTCATCGATCGTGAACCCGGCGAGGGCTTCACAACTGCCACCAGCAGCCACTACGCTTCTTTGCAGGCCTGA